CTTCAAGAACATCTTTTAACTCACTAAACTCTAAAGGTTTTACTAAATAAGCTACAAGGTTTAACTTTATAGCTTTTAATAATTTTTCTTTATCATTATAAGAACTAATTATTACTGCTGGAATAGAATTGTTTATTCTTCTTATTTCTTGTAAAAAAGACAAACCATTCATAATAGGCATATCATAATCAACTAATAAAAGATGTACAGATTCTTTTTGATATGTTTTTAAAGCATTTAATCCATTATATTCAATAAATACTTCTTTAAAAAAATAAGATAAGGTTGCTTGCATATGTTTACAAGCTATTTTATCATCATCTATATATAATACATTTAATTCTTTTAGGTTAGTTATCAATAGTTACTACTTTTTAATTATTTTATCAAAAATTATATCATATCAAAATGAATGGAAAATCAATGAATATGTGAAATGACTTTATATTTTAGATTGTATATTTTTTACATAAACTAAAACTTTTACTGTTGTAAATATTGTTTTATTGATTTTGTGTTGATGTTAGTTTGATATATTAATAAAATATGTTTAGTTTTTAAAAGATGAATAGGAAGTCCCAAGTAATCTGATATAAATTCTAAAATTATATTTTACAAAAGCTTTAGCTTTTAAATTTAATGATTTTAAGGAATCTAATGCAAAATTATAATTTTAATCCTGAAAAGAATAAAGAAGAAAAAATTAATCTTGCTTATTCAAAAAATATTATTGAGTTTTTCAAACAAACAAAAATAAGTATACTTATCACTACTTATCAAACAAATAAAATCATTATTTTAGGTCAAGATAATGGGAAGATTGATCTAAGATATAAAGATTATCCAAGACCAATGGGTATGTGTAAAAAAGATGGAAGATTATATGCGGGACTAGGTCATAGTATCTACCAATTTTCTAATTTTTTAGGAGTAACACAAAATCTTGAAGGTGGAAATTTTGATGCATGTTATATTCCCCAAAATATTCACTTTACAGGAGATATAGATATTCATGAAATGGAATATTTAAGAGATGAATTATATTTTATAAATACCAAATTTTCATGTTTATGTATAAAAGAACCTAATAGTAGTTTTAAACCTATTTGGAAACCGCCTTTTATATCATTGCTTCAACCCCTTGATAAATGCCATTTAAATGGGTTTTGTTCAAAAGATGGAGAACCAAGATATGCAACAGCATTAGGAACAAATAATGAACCTTTAGGATGGAGAGAAACAAAAGCAAATGGTGGAGTTCTTATGGATGTTACAACAAATGAAATATTAGCTTCAAATCTTTCAATGCCACATTCTCCTAGGTGGCATCAGGAAAAATTATATTTATTAGAATCAGGAAAAGGAACAATTTCAAGATATGATTTTGATACCAAAGAAGTGGTAGATATTGCAAGAGTTCCAGGATTTACAAGAGGTCTTGATATAGTTGGGGACTTTGCTTTTATTGGAGTATCCAAGGTACGAGAAAGTGCTACATTTAGTGGACTTGAAATCACTAAACTTCCTAAAAGAGTTAGTGGAGTTTGGATTGTAAATATTAAAACAGGTGATATTGTTTCCTTTGTAGAGTTTAAAAGTGGAGTAGATGAAGTATTTGCAATAACTGTGCTCCCTTATCAAAAATTAGAGATTTTAAATCAAGAGAGTAAAGAATCAAAGATAAACTACATGATTGACAATGAAGACATAGAAGAAGTTAAAATGCCAGTATCAATTATTGAACAGGCATCAACATATTTTGAAAAAGGAAACGATTCTATTAATGGAAATAGGAAAGAAGAAGCTATTATTCATTTTAAAAAAGCATTAGAAATTCAAAAAGACCACCTTCCTTCTAAATTTAATTTAGCGATTTGTTTAGGAGATTTAAAAAGATATAACGAAGCAGAAAAGATTCTTTTTGAAGTAATTTCGAGTGATGCTTCTATTTTAGAAAGTTATGATTCACTAGGTTTTATATATTATAAAAAAGGTGATTTTAAAAAAGCAGAAGAAAATTTTAAAAAGATACTTGAATATGACCCAGGAAATGTAAAAGCAAAGAATTCATTAGAAATCCTAAAGAGAGAACAAAATGATAGATCTTAATCTTAAATTTGTTTATCAAAGTTTAACAAAAGAGGAAAAACAAGATATTTTATCATTGTGGATTTCTTCTGGAGTATTATCAAAAGAACAAGCTTATAAAAGGATAGAAGAAGTCTCAACACTTATTTTAAATAATAATAAAATAGTAGGAGTGAGTACGGTTTATCCTCAATACTTTATTAGATCAGATAGTATATTTTTCTTTTTTAGGATGTTTATACAACAAGAATTTCGAGGGAGTAATTCTATTAGAAAAAAGCTAATGCAGCTAAATTATAGTGAATTAAAAAAAAGATTTGAAAATAAAGCTTATGGTCTGGTTGTAGAGTTAGAGAATAAAAAATTAGATAATTTAGGTAAGAATACAAACTACATGACAAAAAGGGGATATACCTATTATGGAAAAAGTCCAAGAGGATTACAACTGTGGTATGTAATGTTTGATGAACCTAAAGGTATTTTTAATATAAAATAAATTTTAACAAAAGAGAATAAAATGATAAAAACAAGAGATACAAATCAAAATATCAAATGGCATAATCAAATTATAACTAAAAAAAGAAGAGAAGTATCTCTAAATCAAAGGCCTTGTATCTTATGGTTTACAGGATTAAGTGGTTCAGGAAAATCAACCATTGCAAATGCAGTTGAGAACAAATTATTTAAAAGAGGAATAAAAACTTATCTTTTAGATGGAGATAATATAAGACATGGACT
This sequence is a window from Poseidonibacter parvus. Protein-coding genes within it:
- a CDS encoding TIGR03032 family protein, whose amino-acid sequence is MQNYNFNPEKNKEEKINLAYSKNIIEFFKQTKISILITTYQTNKIIILGQDNGKIDLRYKDYPRPMGMCKKDGRLYAGLGHSIYQFSNFLGVTQNLEGGNFDACYIPQNIHFTGDIDIHEMEYLRDELYFINTKFSCLCIKEPNSSFKPIWKPPFISLLQPLDKCHLNGFCSKDGEPRYATALGTNNEPLGWRETKANGGVLMDVTTNEILASNLSMPHSPRWHQEKLYLLESGKGTISRYDFDTKEVVDIARVPGFTRGLDIVGDFAFIGVSKVRESATFSGLEITKLPKRVSGVWIVNIKTGDIVSFVEFKSGVDEVFAITVLPYQKLEILNQESKESKINYMIDNEDIEEVKMPVSIIEQASTYFEKGNDSINGNRKEEAIIHFKKALEIQKDHLPSKFNLAICLGDLKRYNEAEKILFEVISSDASILESYDSLGFIYYKKGDFKKAEENFKKILEYDPGNVKAKNSLEILKREQNDRS
- a CDS encoding response regulator transcription factor — translated: MITNLKELNVLYIDDDKIACKHMQATLSYFFKEVFIEYNGLNALKTYQKESVHLLLVDYDMPIMNGLSFLQEIRRINNSIPAVIISSYNDKEKLLKAIKLNLVAYLVKPLEFSELKDVLEECAFWMNKHGLLKVNISENCLYDYSTKTIRTIDDDIIALTSYEYRIFEYLLTNKNRVVTFEEIFYALDSNDTNKKSLTSLVYKINKKLSSPIIKNIKDVGYTIVGIK